ATTATGAAAGGGCATTCAATTACTATAGAATTGCAGCAGATAGACATTCGTCGCATGGCGCTTTCAAGTTAGCTGAGATGTATGAGTACGGTTTAGGCACTGAGAACCGTTCAGTAGACTATTTTTTGGCCAAAAGATACTACGATCAAAGCTTACAATACAAGGAAAAATCTGATTTAGATCACAGAACGATACATTTGAAACCGACATACAGTAGTGCACACATAAACTGGGCTCTTTTGCGTTTAAGATTCAAGcatcttttcaacaaaggCGGAGCCAATAACCGGATGGAAGATCAAGCAAACGGCTGGTTCAGTGCTTTGAAGTCATTAGGAACAAAGACAGCTAGCGAACAACAGACGACCCAACAAAGGGAGTCATTAGCTAAAGCGGACTCGCATCATTACGGCACTTCCTACGACACTGAATTTGTGGAAAATTATGATATTGGTGACTACTTGGTTATCTCATTGACCTTCATGTTCTTTCTTGTATTCTTTGTCCAAAATATTATCCGACAAGTGAGACGGATGCGGAATGGAAATCAAGAGAGACGCGAGCAGGATGAAGTAAGAGATGGAGCCCGCTGGAATGGAAATCAGTTCCACTTTAGAAGAGGTAATTTTGAGTTTCACTTCTTTGCAATATGAGGATGTAAATAACTATTTAgtaatatcatcaataatattTCTAATAACAGGATTATTTTTGCTAACACGAGCTTTTTGCAATCTTTTCTGTATTGGGGAGCTATTCTCCGATTGTGGTAAATCGTATATCATATCAGCGTCTTTAGGTAGTGAGTAATACCAACCTTTCAGCTCCAAAAAGTCAATAAAGGTTTTCGTAGTGTCGTTTGTAGATAAAGTGGACCGTGACCCAAGAATTACCAACTTGGATTTAGCTCTAGTCACTGCCACATTTAGACGTCGCCACTCTTTTAGAAGATCACCAGCATTTTTCTCGTTGTTGGAACGTACCAAAGAGATAATGATGCATTGTTTATCTCTGCCTTGATACTGGTCTGCAGTAAGTATCTCTAAGTCTGTTCTTGATGACAAATTTCGTTTCAAAAGTTCAAGTTGAGAGCGGTAAAAGGACATCACACCTATTTGAGACTCATCCACACCAGCGGTGACAAATGCCTTGACAATTTGCTGGATCAAAGTTGCTTCTCTTGAGTTACGTACGGCTTCCCCAAAGACAGTTTCATATGCTGGCACGGTATCATGATCAAGAAACAATACTTTTCGATGTTTATCAAACACAAGATCCATCCATTGGTGTCTTTTTGGCACCTCCGGCAAAAAGAAACTGGTAACTGCCTCCGGATAAGGGACATCCATACATTGATTGGCAACTGATGGTGATCCACacttcaatttattttcataGACTAAAATATTGGAAACTTGCATTATGTCCTCACACATTCTGTACTGCTCTGTTAATTCACTCACTGCTGGGGGATGTGCTTCTGCAAGTATCTTGAATAAAGATTGCGATAGCCCGTATTTAACTTCAGCATTTTGATGGAGAACCAAGGGAGGCAACTGATAGTGATCCCCCACTAATATGAACTTTTTAGCAAGACTTATTGGTCccaaattgattggtaCGGTGATTTGCGAAGCCTCGTCGACTATACAGTAATCAAACTCTTGTCgcaaattgaaacaagagTCAGTGATTCCCAAACAGGTGGTTGCCACAATATTCGGTAATTCATAGGTTTCCCTGTATTGAGAACGTGATTTGATGGGTTCAGCATAATCAGGAATATATTTGTGTAGCGACTTGTGAACTCGTAGGGGATACCCTATTCTTAAAaacttgaattttttgttatCACCCATCTTCTCCacgattttcaaaagaatgttATCAACAGCTGAATTTGTGTAAGATGTAAGCAAGACAGTTTTCCCCTCTTCCACAATTCTTCGTACCATTTCCACAATGATGGTACTTTTTCCTGTCCCAGGCATACCAAGAATAAGTGCATAGTTTTCCGCAGAAAAGACTTTATTTAGGGCCATCGTTTGACAGTGATTGAACTCAGATTCGAGTGTGTACGGTTCATTGTTATTCGAGAACTTTGGAGCTTTCAAGTCAACTAGTAAATCACGAAGTTCCGCCAGCGAATCAGGCAAAAATATCCTCAAGACGTTGTATCGAGCTAGACCCATGCCATAAAACATCTCATCCTTATCGATGATGAACCTTTTGTTTCCTGATGCTTGAGGTTTCCCACGTCCGTGGATTAAACTCTCcatgatttgattgtttttttgattgaaggttttcattttcatatCGTATGTGACTATTCTTCGTCTAGTGCTCAATGTGATCTTTGAAGGtaatattgatttgattacaCCCGTAGCAATAGCAAAGTGCCCCTCCTCGTCGCTAATCAAAACCCTGTCATTGATAGTAAGTTTTGAAGACAACATATTGAAAGATGCATCAGCTTGGTCTTTTGCAAAAGTGTACAAAAATTGCTTTGCTTGGGATTTGTCTCCATGGGCACTGGCAATGTAAAATATCAGACTTTCATCCTCATTGGAATCAATGATCCTCAAATTATTCAAGCTTGTTCCGTGTTCTTCACGTAGCAGGTTAGGTAAAGTCCACAAATGTTTAAGCGATTTGCTCATGATATTCTCTTCTTTCGAAATTAGTGTATCCCAATATCTGAAGTACTCTTTATATTTTAAGTTTGCTAAATGATAAGTCATCAATTCgtaatcatcttcatcaatacctGAGTTTTCCTTGGTACCATCCTCAGACAAATAATTAATAGTCATGCAGCCAGCAACAACCTCACATCTTTCGCAACTTGAGCGCCTCAAAATATCAGGTAATGTACGACCAGATCTAAGGTGCTGAGAAACACGATTCCTCAAATTAATCAATGAGCGCAAATCTGAAACACGTATTTGACACCTCTTGGTGACACCTTCCCTTGTGTACACAAGGATAAACGAGTCTATATCCATGTCATACCGATCCTTGAAAAGAAGGGCGTACAAAGATGCTTGAGCACTGTGACTTATGTGTTCTCGACCGGTTTTGATCTCCATCGGTAATAGGTATTTCCCATTTACAGCCTTGTTCAGTAGGTTAGCAATGATGGTGGCATCTATCATACCTTTCAATCCAAAAACAGGAGATCttatttcttcttctataTCTAATATATCATCGACGGCGAACGAAATCTGATCTCGTTCCAGagaatcatcaatctttgGTCTTGATTTTGAGTCTTTTTTGTAATAACTTTCAAACCACTCTTGCAAATACGGTAGATGTTTTTCAACCTCTTGGTCAACATCTTCCATGCCTTTGTCAATAGTGCATAAGGTTAACAAATATTgttctttcaaatcattaaatATCTCACGCATAAATTGAAGATCCCATGTCTCAGCCACCATACACTCTTGAAATATGTAGTGCACCATCTCTCCGACAATTATAGGAATGGAAGTTGTTCCAGGGAATTTGTATCGTGATACCAAAACAGTCTTTCGAGGACAGTTCACTTGCTGTGCAATCTTCGTGGCCGTAATTAAGATGTCGGGATTCAAGACAAGCAAATTATGTGtatcatcaatcaagtttgGGTTTCTTTCATCAGTGTTTATAACATGAATTATATCATTTACCAGAAAATCGAGCTCACAATACTCTCCTCTTAGAATGAGTCTAGACTTTTGCTTATCAGCATTGGTAACTTCTAGTATGTTTTGCTTAGTACCGTTGACTCCGTACACCTGCTCTGTGCAACTGAGAATTTTGAACCTTCGTAACATCGACCTTCCGTAAGCAATATCAGTGAactcctcttctttttcgaCGCATTCGCCTTTCCTTATCAAAAGTTTCTCAAATTTTTCCATACCCTCTTTGAACGACTTTGTAAAGACAGAGTTCTTTATGTCTCCACCATTCAAAAGATTCACCAACTCGGGGTCTGTTTCATCTGAGAATGGGTCTTCTGAAATGTCAGCCTTTGGAGAGGATTTCAAGTCCTCGGATTTGATGTACTGTTTGCTCTTTGAAGGCGATGAGTCAACACTTGAGCGCTTATCCCCAGAAGGGTCCTGATTTgccaaaaaaatttcatgtTGTGataacattttcaaaatttcttcatcttcggAAAAGGGATCATTCGATTGTAGTGTTTCATCATAGGTTTTTCCTGTTGGTGACAGCTtaatgttgaaagatttagGTGTTTCATCTTTGGTGTCACCACTATTTAGCTTGCTAATCCAACTACTCAACGTTCCTTGAACTAATCCAGAATACAGACTTTTGTCCACACTTTCAACACCGGTTGACTTTGTTCTTTGTAAAGCAGATACCCTCGTAGACTCATTCTTGAACTTGCTAACTCGGTTGCTCAAGTCAGAATGCGTCTTTGATAATTTGGGTGAAATTGATGCGACATTATAGAAATCTGCTCCATACTTTGATAGCACTTCAGTAGTCCCACCTGCCGATTCTGTTTTCACATGCTTAATGCTTTTCAAAGGGGATGAAGAGTATTGTACTCCTTGCTTTAAAGCATTTAGTTTGCTCTCCTCACGATGGTTCGATTTTGAATCAGGACTATCTCTCCAACGTACTCCATCAAAACTATCATCGGAATTATCAGTGGCGACTTGCACTTCAATGTGTTTTTTAGCTTTACGCTTAGGACTATACTCTGAGATATGTGCATAACCATCGGCTTCTCTGACAGGTTGAATTTGAGATCGTAGTGTGTTTGTATCTATCGGCTTGATCATTTGAGTATGATTTTCTGCTTCTGATGTTAGTTTGTTCACAggtttgaaaaaatacGACTGCTTTTTCGGCCTTTTGAGAGGCTTTATGGACTCTGTGTCATTagaatttgatttcataTTAGCATTATTTGGTTCCTGTTGTTCTTCATAGTTCTTATTTCGTGTCATATAGACgtgatgaagaggaagtTAATGTTTTgctttgatttgatttttgcaGACGAGTAGCGCGTATTAATAGAGCAAAGAGTGTTTGCACCCACAATTACTTTGTACGGCTTGAGGCAATACTACTTTGCACTTCACTCACATCCAACACAGTTGGGGTCTTACAATAACAAAGCAAATCCTGATTCTCGAGATATTATTTGTGTTATTCTAAGGTTGTTTACTGTATTCTTTTGTACGCAAAGAGTAAATCAGGTCAGAGATGTTGCAGAATCCCATGAGTGGAAAAGAAGAGCCGGTTCTCTATCAATGCAACATAATCCCATAACCTCAAAGGATGAACTTTTTACCTTTTCTCATAGGAGACATTTTTAGTCTCAGGAAAGTCGGATTGTATTGCTTAATaagtcaaaaaaaaaagtcCCTGTAAACTACCAATCAGCTTAATAGAAAAGTTTCTATTCACCTATAGTTTCTCGTGGTTATGGGCTGAGTCCAGTGAAATGAAAAGAGTAGTCCCATTCTCTATACTCCACTCAAACTAAgtctttcaacaatatgCCTTTGGTAAAGGTAATAAAGTGGAgacacaaaaacaacagacaaaagaacaaattcaaaatctttttctcatctcaaaaatttttcaaaacttctACTCACAGTGAACGAACCAAAATCCAGTTCTTGTTAGTTACCACcactttttttcaactacCTTACATATACACACGCCACACCAACCCATTTACAGATGGCTTACGTTTTAACGGAAACAGCAGCAGGTTATGCGCTTTTGAAGGCTTCTGATAAGAAGATACacaaatcttcttctttgattgAAGACTTGAACTCTTTGCAAAAAGTTGCAGACCAATTCAAAGTCCATCGTTTTGAAAAGTTCCAAAGTGCAGCAAATGCCTTAGAAGAAGCCAACTCCATTATGGAGGGAAAAGTTTCTGACAGcttgaagaaattgttaGAAGATGCCAAATCAGACAAGAAAGCTACTTTGATAGTATCCGAAACAAAATTGGGTAATTCCATCAATAAATTGGGGTTAAACTTCCAAGTTGTGTCCGATGCAGCCTCATTGGATTTACACAGAGCAATCAAGGAATTCTTACCAGAATTATTGCCGGGATTGGATAACTCAGCCCTCAACCAGATGTCATTGGGTTTAGCACACTCTATTGGTCGTCATAAGCTTAAGTTCTCAGCAGACAAAGTTGACACTATGATTATACAAGCTATTGCATTATTGGACGATTTGGATAAAGAGTTGAACACATACGCTATGAGATGTAAGGAATGGTACGGATGGCATTTCCCAGAATTGGCAAAAATTGTCACAGACTCAGTTGCATTTGCTAGAATCATTTTGACCATGGGTGTTAGATCCAATGCTGCTGAAACAGAATTGTCTGAAATTTTACCtgaggaaattgaagaacaagTCAAAACAGCCGCCGAAGTTTCTATGGGTACTGAAATCACAGAAAATGATTTGGAGAATATTAAGGCATTGGCCGagcaaattgttgattttgctgCATACAGAGAacaattatcaaattattTAAGCTCGAGAATGAGAGCCATTGCACCAAACTTGACTGCCATGGTTGGGGAATTAGTTGGTGCTAGATTAATTGCACATGCCGGATCCTTGACCTCATTGGCTAAAGCTCCAGCATCTACTGTACAAATTTTGGGAGCAGAGAAAGCCTTGTTCAGAGCATTAAAGACTAAACACGATACACCAAAGTACGGTATAATATATCATGCCTCATTGGTCGGCCAAGCTAGTGGTAAAAACAAAGGAAGAATTGCCAGAGTTTTGGCTGCTAAAGCTGCTATTTCTTTGAGATACGATTGCTTCGATGAAGAAAGAGATGACTCTGAGAATTTTGGTTTGGAAAACAGAGCCAAGGTCGAAGGAAGGTTGAGTCAATTGGAAGGAAGGGATATGAGAACTACTTCTAAGGTTAGCAGACAGCAACCAAAGATTGATATTACCGAAGCCAGGGCATATAATGCCGATGCCGATGCACCAGTAAGCGCTGCCCAAGActctgatgatgaatctGAAACAGaggaagttgatgaaaaagttgaggcaaaagagaagaaatcaaagaaagaaaagcGAAGTTGTtaagagaagaaagaaaagaaagaaaagaaggagaagaaagataaaaaggaaaagaaagataaaaagagaaagagagatGAAGACAGCGAAGAGAAACAAtcaaagaaggagaagaaatcGAAAAAATCTAAAAAAGATTAGATTTGTTTTAGAAGGTGTTGTGTATATTAATTTCAAGCTTAAAGGGAATCATCATTGTAGATACAAACTACATTCAGTCCAACTCTTGATCATCATGTAAGTCTAAATCAAATGGTACGTCTCTCGAACGCCCTTGGTTTCTTTCATTCGTGGCATTGCTGGAGTTTCCAGCCTCTGTTGCCAGAGAATTCTGTGTCCGACTATCCGCTTGCTGTCCGTTTTCTGTACGATTTGCATTATCACCACCTTGACTATCGTTGTTACTATTTGAAGCCTCGACTCCATTGACAAACATGGCTCCGTTTCCATCACCCTGAgtaaatctttcaaaagtgCTTAATATACCAGGACTTAAAACATTGCGAAGTGCGTCAGGTAATatatttgtaaaatttggCCGTTCGTTGGGTCTAGGTGATCGATTTGCATTCTCATTCGAAGTAGTGTTTGTAGGGTTATTAAGATGCCCAGAACCAGCATCGTTGCCCAGGGCTCCTCTTGCTGGTGGAGGTTGTTGTACATTTTGCTCTCCGGTTCTCAAGCCTCCTTCGGTGATATCCCCTATCATGTCTCTGAGACTACTAAGTGGCCATGCTTCAGAGTTCATGGGACCGAACACTTGTACTTCTGGACTTCTTGCCCTGTCTCCAGCACCACGATCACGCTCCAAGTTCACATGAGGTGGTCTCTCTATTTGTGTTACAGTGGCCGTCTCCATCCCGTTCCTCGCAAGCATGTTCTGCGACACTTCGGGGGTTAATATACTTGGACGACTTTCATTGAGTCTTTGTGAAAGATCTCTCAAAGACGAGTCACGATAAACAGGCATATACGTAAAGCAATCACGATCGTCTTCGGGCCCAACAGCTCTTAATCGGGCGAGCAACTTCCTTACATCACTAAtgatgtttttgattttctcTTCCGGAACGTTTTGTTGGTATGCTCTCTTTTCAGTCAATGCAATAGCTGAActcaatcttttgataaactgGGGCAAAATGGTTTTTAACCTCAAGGCTCTATATTCATCCACAATAGCTCCACTTTTGGGAAAATTGTTAGGCAATACCTCCCCAATAGAGGACTTCAAAGCAATGTTGTAACATTCCAAAGCAAGCAACCCATTCCCCATATACAAATGACAATAGCCCAATTGGGTCCAAGCTGGAGTAAATGCACGGTCTAAGAAAATCGCAGTATTCAAATCGTCTATAGCTTCAGGGACACAGTTGAGACCAATAAACGCAATGGCTCTGTTGGTGTAGATCTGTGATTCATCAGCATATGTAAATGGCGGAGCTAGTAACAAGGCTTCAGTGTAGACTTTTATTGCTTGAGCAAAGCTTTGAAATGACATTAAGTTATTACCCCTTTCTCGTAGTTCGTTTAGCAAGTTCTCGGTTGATTGACTTGCTTCATTCAAGCCGGATGCTAAGACATTTAAACTTGACAATAGTTTTGTTCGGAAggtttcaataaatttttgatacGGAACATCACCTCTATTGTATCTATCGAAAACACTGAGAATGTAATCAAGGTATAACTCACATCCTTTTACACGGCTTTTAAGCGCTTTCACATATTGTAACGCGTACACAAGCAAATCCTTTGAGATTCCTTCCCCAGTTATTTGAAGGCACAAATTCTCTTCCAAAACTTGCAAAAGTAATTCGTACAACTTGGTTTGTGTTTTTTTGCTGGAATGTTCCAGTTCATGGAATACGTAGCCTTTGCTAACCTCTTCGACCAACTCAATCGTGGACAACCGTGGAAAACTGAAATCGCCAGGATGTTGATTATTCAATATGCGATCAATTAGCGTTATGGTTGAATTATTATGGAACTCTTCTATATTGGAGGCCCTGACGTCTTCTTCTCTATCTGCAGTAGATGATTTGGACAAGGTGAATCCAATCAAAATGTGGAAAGCTTGTCCGAGATACAGTTTgtcaacttcttttcctccATCAAACACGAATGTCCCAGCTTTGACATCATGCATAGTACGCTCAAAGAACACACGAAATCCTTGTCCCAAAAAGTAGTCAACGGCATATGTGTTTATATTATCAAAGTTTGATTCCCTCATCTTGTGGACGTGATAACTATGGCAACCAGATCTGAATTCTGAGTGTGATcctcttttttctttattctTTACATATGCAACTTAATTCGTGCACGTGattattgaagatgattttgatatgGAGTCTTTTACTCGTCCTTACTTATCTATAAAGTATCTATAATCATCATTACTTTTGACGAACGGCAGCCGCTGCTGCGCGAGCAAAGTTAGTGGCTTGATTGGTGGATGGTGTTGACTGCAATGATGGCAGACTAGACACTTTACGTTTGATTTCCTTTTTCTTAGGCTTTTTTCCACTACCTTTTTTACTCTTAATATCGTTCGTCTTTTTCGCTGCCGGGCGTGAAGATGCTCCATTGATGGCCATAGTTGCGGACGCAGGTACCCCATTAGTCTTAGTCTCCAGTGTAGTTGCGTCACTTATGGCCATGGGTTCCACAGGGGAAGCTGTGGAGGTTTCTCGTGCAATTAATAAACAATCAATCCAGCCGTGCTCTTTTCCAATAGACGCGTCATGACCAGCCTTGTCTAGTACCCTGACGATTTCCGGCTCCAGATTCTTGTTGgcaagttgttgaagaaaatatAAGTCTCCATTTTCCTTAACAACTTCGATGATCAAATAACCCAAATGATCATCATTTAACCCTTcctcatcattttcaaattcataaTCGTACATAAAATAATCACCGCCATTATTAGCTTTCAAGTCTACTAACATAACTTCTAAAGTTGAATCGACAAGGAATATTCTAGCCATGTTGGTGACAAAAGTGAGGACCAATTTAGAACCTTCTTGTAAGTGGTGCGCATGTTCGGTGACAATCCTCTCCAACACGGCATCGTCAAGAGTGTCGTAGCTTAATGACAAGGATGATTTTCGAAGCCGCATTCTCTTTAAAAGATCCATTTTGAGAATTTTCTCGTTAGGTGCAAGTAAACTAGACACTTCATGTAACTTGAGCACcgtttgtttttgattagGTTTATTGGCAGACTTGGGCTTTTCTGGAGGTGGGTTAGCTTTTTGTGTAGTGATTGGTTTGGTCTGTGTATTGTTTCGTTTTGCAAatgcagcagcagcagcagcagcatcAGGAGATGTTTTGGGGATCTCGGGAGCATATGGAGTGAGTCTTTCTGTGATACCTGGTGCATTCGGTTTGCTAGTTGAATTCGATTTTGGTGACTGAGAGGATGCCTCTGGGACAGTAGTTGTTATAGTAGCCGGTTgcatattttgaaaagcCGTATTGGCTCTGATATTTGGCTTTCCCTGAACATGAGCTTTGGGTTGCGGCAGCTGATTTTGAGGAGGTCGAGTTGAATATTGACTAGGTACTGGTTGCTGCGGTGGTGATACAATTGGTGGACGTATGCTATTGGTAGGTCCTTTAAAAACAGGTTGATTCACCTGCGTAAGAGGCGCTGCATGTTGAGCATCACGTCTTTTTTGTGGCAGAACATTTGGTAAATACTGAGG
This region of Candida orthopsilosis Co 90-125, chromosome 6 draft sequence genomic DNA includes:
- a CDS encoding Pkh3 protein (S. cerevisiae homolog PKH3 has role MAPKKK cascade involved in cell wall biogenesis), translating into MSYRPNVQAQPSQSCIQHGYSSESPNHLGKQLSQSHISNSNPAAMKQPSSTMPQSQMPNPKKKSARDYQFGAMIGEGSYSTVYSAMDKQSKKTYAIKVLSKRHIVKEGKIKYVNIEKTTLHRLGQQHPGIVQLYYTFQDESSLFFVLDFAEYGELLSIIRKLGSLSEPVSKFYMCQIIDAVKFIHSKGVIHRDLKPENILVGHDFNLKITDFGAAKLLGENEEDEEKVDYRSFNSEVETPAQTSRERFGSFVGTAEYVSPELLKDNICGFESDIWAIGCILYQFFNGSPPFKGNTEYLTFQKIIDLDYSYKSPKSISKEVTEIIEKILVSNPSARPTIPDIMSFKWFSEVDWNDPRYIWHRKVPKLESHSGTESLSQSIMPRIKNGANREMNKSSSYHQLQSQINRSDLGFLPTFGAKKSFKPPTGIRKNTSQNSNGELAPQYLPNVSPQKRRDAQHAAPLTQVNQPVFKGPTNSIRPPIVSPPQQPVPSQYSTRPPQNQSPQPKAHVQGKPNIRANTAFQNMQPATITTTVPEASSQSPKSNSTSKPNAPGITERLTPYAPEIPKTSPDAAAAAAAFAKRNNTQTKPITTQKANPPPEKPKSANKPNQKQTVLKLHEVSSLLAPNEKILKMDLLKRMRLRKSSLSLSYDTLDDAVLERIVTEHAHHLQEGSKLVLTFVTNMARIFLVDSTLEVMLVDLKANNGGDYFMYDYEFENDEEGLNDDHLGYLIIEVVKENGDLYFLQQLANKNSEPEIVRVLDKAGHDASIGKEHGWIDCLLIARETSTASPVEPMAISDATTSETKTNGVPASATMAINGASSRPAAKKTNDIKSKKGSGKKPKKKEIKRKVSSSPSLQSTPSTNQATNFARAAAAAVRQK
- a CDS encoding Nop5 protein (protein similar to S. cerevisiae Nop5p protein small nucleolar ribonucleoprotein complex): MAYVLTETAAGYALLKASDKKIHKSSSLIEDLNSLQKVADQFKVHRFEKFQSAANALEEANSIMEGKVSDSLKKLLEDAKSDKKATLIVSETKLGNSINKLGLNFQVVSDAASLDLHRAIKEFLPELLPGLDNSALNQMSLGLAHSIGRHKLKFSADKVDTMIIQAIALLDDLDKELNTYAMRCKEWYGWHFPELAKIVTDSVAFARIILTMGVRSNAAETELSEILPEEIEEQVKTAAEVSMGTEITENDLENIKALAEQIVDFAAYREQLSNYLSSRMRAIAPNLTAMVGELVGARLIAHAGSLTSLAKAPASTVQILGAEKALFRALKTKHDTPKYGIIYHASLVGQASGKNKGRIARVLAAKAAISLRYDCFDEERDDSENFGLENRAKVEGRLSQLEGRDMRTTSKVSRQQPKIDITEARAYNADADAPVSAAQDSDDESETEEVDEKVEAKEKKSKKEKRSC
- a CDS encoding Dna2 protein (protein similar to S. cerevisiae Dna2p, which is a DNA replication factor involved in DNA repair), translating into MTRNKNYEEQQEPNNANMKSNSNDTESIKPLKRPKKQSYFFKPVNKLTSEAENHTQMIKPIDTNTLRSQIQPVREADGYAHISEYSPKRKAKKHIEVQVATDNSDDSFDGVRWRDSPDSKSNHREESKLNALKQGVQYSSSPLKSIKHVKTESAGGTTEVLSKYGADFYNVASISPKLSKTHSDLSNRVSKFKNESTRVSALQRTKSTGVESVDKSSYSGLVQGTLSSWISKLNSGDTKDETPKSFNIKSSPTGKTYDETLQSNDPFSEDEEILKMLSQHEIFLANQDPSGDKRSSVDSSPSKSKQYIKSEDLKSSPKADISEDPFSDETDPELVNLLNGGDIKNSVFTKSFKEGMEKFEKLLIRKGECVEKEEEFTDIAYGRSMLRRFKILSCTEQVYGVNGTKQNILEVTNADKQKSRLILRGEYCELDFSVNDIIHVINTDERNPNLIDDTHNLLVLNPDILITATKIAQQVNCPRKTVLVSRYKFPGTTSIPIIVGEMVHYIFQECMVAETWDLQFMREIFNDLKEQYLLTLCTIDKGMEDVDQEVEKHLPYLQEWFESYYKKDSKSRPKIDDSSERDQISFAVDDILDIEEEIRSPVFGLKGMIDATIIANLSNKAVNGKYLLPMEIKTGREHISHSAQASLYALLFKDRYDMDIDSFILVYTREGVTKRCQIRVSDLRSLINLRNRVSQHLRSGRTLPDILRRSSCERCEVVAGCMTINYLSEDGTKENSGIDEDDYELMTYHLANLKYKEYFRYWDTLISKEENIMSKSLKHLWTLPNSLREEHGTSLNNLRIIDSNEDESSIFYIASAHGDKSQAKQFLYTFAKDQADASFNMLSSKLTINDRVLISDEEGHFAIATGVIKSILPSKITLSTRRRIVTYDMKMKTFNQKNNQIMESLIHGRGKPQASGNKRFIIDKDEMFYGMGLARYNVLRIFLPDSSAELRDLLVDLKAPKFSNNNEPYTLESEFNHCQTMALNKVFSAENYALILGMPGTGKSTIIVEMVRRIVEEGKTVLLTSYTNSAVDNILLKIVEKMGDNKKFKFLRIGYPLRVHKSLHKYIPDYAEPIKSRSQYRETYELPNIVATTCLGITDSCFNLRQEFDYCIVDEASQITVPINLGPISLAKKFILVGDHYQLPPLVLHQNAEVKYGLSQSLFKILAEAHPPAVSELTEQYRMCEDIMQVSNILVYENKLKCGSPSVANQCMDVPYPEAVTSFFLPEVPKRHQWMDLVFDKHRKVLFLDHDTVPAYETVFGEAVRNSREATLIQQIVKAFVTAGVDESQIGVMSFYRSQLELLKRNLSSRTDLEILTADQYQGRDKQCIIISLVRSNNEKNAGDLLKEWRRLNVAVTRAKSKLVILGSRSTLSTNDTTKTFIDFLESKGWYYSLPKDADMIYDLPQSENSSPIQKRLQKARVSKNNPVIRNIIDDITK